The following DNA comes from Synechococcus sp. CC9616.
TTTCAGTGCTCCGATCGGTGGTTTCATCTACGCGATCGAAGAACTGCTCCACTCAGCCAGGCCGGTGGTTCTGCTGCTGGTGATCATCACCACCTTCTCCGCCGATACCTGGGCAGATGTGATCGGCTTCCTGGGACTCAACCCCGGCGGCAGTGGCCTGCATCAAACCCTGGGTTTTCAGCTGCAACGTGAATTCACGCCGATGGTGGACTTTCTGCCGATCGACCTGGCCTATCTGATCGCGCTCGGAGCCGTCATCGGCGTTCTGGCAGAGCTTTACTGCCGTTACGTGCTTGTGATGCAGCGCCAGGGCAACCACTGGTTCGGCAATCGGTTGATTCTTCGCATGACCCTCTGCGGACTGGTTCTGGGAGGCACCTACGCCGTGTTGCCCGACATCTTCCACAACACAACAGAGCTCAAGGTGTTGATCGCTGAAGGGAATGCAGGAATCCCACTGGCACTGGGTGGATTTTTGGTGATGTTCTTCACCACAGGACTGGCCGCCGCCTCAGGAGCACCTGGAGGGTTATTCATGCCGATGCTCACCCTTGGTGGAGCGATCGGTCTGGCCTGCGGCGGCTGGGTGGAAACGCTCACCGGTCACGTTCCCAGCACATACGTCTTTGCCGGCATGGGCGCCTTCGTCGCGGGCTGTTCGCGAACACCGATTTCGGCAATGTTCCTGGCCTTCGCTCTCACCAAGGATCTGCTCATCCTGAAACCGATCCTCGTGGCCTGTCTGATGAGCTTCGTCGTGGCAAGGCTGTTCCACCCACAATCAATCTATGAGCGCCAGATGGGAATGGAACTGGAAGTCGAGGAGGCACTGCAGATGAGGCTGGACCGACATCGGCGCCCATTCACGCCACCACCGCTGCCGGAAAGCGGGCGGGAAGGAGGCAACCTCTGAACCAGGAAACACTGCTGTTTGATCCGGCAGTACCGGAACCGAATGCTCTTCGGGCTGTGCTGGCTTTCCCGAGCACCTACTCGATTGGGATCACCAGCCTGGGATATCAGGTGGTCTGGGCCACCCTCGCCCAACGCCGAGACGTGGATGTTCGACGTCTGTTCACCGATCAAGGCGACCCCCTGCACCGTCGCTGCGACCTGTTTGGACTCTCCCTGAGCTGGGAACTGGATGGACCCGTGTTGCCGGACATGCTCAACCGTCAACGGATTCCGATCTGGTC
Coding sequences within:
- a CDS encoding ClC family H(+)/Cl(-) exchange transporter, with the translated sequence MRKPLYSPKPDPTHQVPSLSEPKQRRHHLGSSRSIRNLLERRWLVVVLALALTGLGAAITGMLFKGGINLLRDWRLALLDDFPAWVVLPALGALGGLVSGWLVTNFAPAAGGAGVTHIMGFLRHRSVPMGLRVGLVKLVAGIIAIGSGFPLGPEGPAVQMGGSVAWQMSRWLKAPVAFRRVIVAAGSGAGIAAVFSAPIGGFIYAIEELLHSARPVVLLLVIITTFSADTWADVIGFLGLNPGGSGLHQTLGFQLQREFTPMVDFLPIDLAYLIALGAVIGVLAELYCRYVLVMQRQGNHWFGNRLILRMTLCGLVLGGTYAVLPDIFHNTTELKVLIAEGNAGIPLALGGFLVMFFTTGLAAASGAPGGLFMPMLTLGGAIGLACGGWVETLTGHVPSTYVFAGMGAFVAGCSRTPISAMFLAFALTKDLLILKPILVACLMSFVVARLFHPQSIYERQMGMELEVEEALQMRLDRHRRPFTPPPLPESGREGGNL